From a region of the Paraburkholderia caribensis genome:
- a CDS encoding GMC family oxidoreductase produces the protein MIDYLILGGGSAGCVLAARLSEDMDKTVCLIEAGRDISQTSMPAAIRSRYPGRAYLDTSNIWQQLKARMSAPAALRRYEQAKLLGGGSAINALMANRGAPADYDEWEALGARGWNWQACLPYFRKLETDCDFGGELHGADGPLRIQRTRWPRISPFVQAVLGTLQQRGHALRDDQNGPWEDGTFVGSIAVSATGERIPTSVCYLDGAVRARKNLSIRTGLVVDRILFDGQRATGARLLHADGTHEDLNAARVIVSAGAIHSPALLLRSGIGPASDLAALGIEVRADRAGVGRNLMEHPSIAVSAFLPRGARTPFPDEHHEQAIVRFSSGLPDTVPGDMHGAILSRSGWHSVGYRLGTIFFWVNKSYSRGSVKLASANPFDEPLVDFAMLSDPRDLERLKLALRFGAQTLAAPSMAAHRDAIFPSSYSPRVAAVAVPGMWNALQRGALSALLDIAGPLRGSLIRRVVTQGVSIDELLADDQAMTGFVTRSVGGTWHPSGTCRMGAPDDPLAVTDADGAVYGVEGLHVCDASLMPSIPCANTNVPTIMVAERVAEMIRASGSRAGSYAPICL, from the coding sequence GTGATCGACTATCTGATACTGGGCGGCGGCTCGGCGGGTTGCGTGCTGGCCGCGCGACTGTCCGAAGACATGGACAAGACCGTGTGTCTGATCGAAGCGGGCCGCGACATCTCGCAGACGAGCATGCCCGCTGCGATCCGCAGCCGCTATCCGGGCCGCGCGTATCTCGACACCAGCAACATCTGGCAGCAACTGAAAGCACGCATGAGCGCGCCAGCGGCGCTGCGCCGCTATGAACAGGCGAAGCTGCTGGGCGGCGGTTCGGCCATCAACGCGCTGATGGCCAATCGCGGCGCGCCCGCCGATTACGACGAATGGGAAGCGCTCGGCGCGCGCGGCTGGAACTGGCAAGCGTGTCTGCCCTACTTTCGCAAGCTCGAAACCGATTGCGACTTCGGCGGCGAGCTGCATGGCGCGGATGGGCCGTTGCGCATCCAGCGCACGCGCTGGCCGCGTATCTCGCCGTTCGTGCAGGCCGTGCTCGGCACACTGCAACAGCGCGGACATGCGTTGCGCGACGATCAGAACGGGCCGTGGGAAGACGGAACGTTCGTGGGGTCGATCGCCGTGAGCGCAACGGGCGAACGCATCCCGACTTCCGTCTGTTATCTCGACGGCGCCGTGCGTGCGCGCAAGAATCTGTCGATACGCACGGGTCTCGTCGTCGATCGGATTCTGTTCGACGGGCAGCGTGCGACGGGTGCGCGGCTTTTGCATGCGGACGGCACACATGAGGATCTGAACGCGGCGCGCGTGATCGTGAGCGCGGGTGCGATTCATAGTCCTGCGCTGCTGCTTAGAAGCGGCATCGGTCCCGCCAGCGATCTCGCCGCGCTCGGCATCGAAGTGCGCGCGGACCGCGCGGGCGTGGGACGCAATCTGATGGAGCATCCGTCGATTGCCGTGTCGGCGTTTCTGCCGCGCGGTGCGCGCACGCCGTTTCCCGACGAGCATCACGAACAGGCAATCGTGCGTTTTTCCTCCGGCTTGCCCGATACCGTGCCCGGCGACATGCACGGCGCGATTCTGTCGCGTTCGGGCTGGCACTCGGTCGGTTATCGGCTGGGGACGATTTTCTTCTGGGTCAACAAGTCGTATTCGCGCGGGTCGGTGAAGCTCGCATCGGCGAATCCGTTCGATGAGCCGCTGGTCGACTTCGCCATGCTGTCGGACCCGCGCGATCTCGAACGGTTGAAGCTTGCGTTACGGTTCGGTGCGCAGACGCTGGCGGCGCCTTCGATGGCCGCCCATCGCGATGCGATTTTTCCGTCGAGCTATTCGCCGCGCGTCGCGGCGGTGGCCGTGCCGGGCATGTGGAACGCGTTGCAGCGTGGGGCGTTGAGCGCGCTGCTCGATATCGCCGGGCCGTTGCGCGGGTCGCTGATCCGGCGCGTGGTGACGCAGGGTGTTTCAATCGATGAACTGCTGGCCGATGATCAGGCGATGACCGGGTTCGTCACGCGATCGGTTGGCGGAACGTGGCATCCGTCGGGGACGTGCAGAATGGGCGCGCCCGATGATCCGCTGGCCGTGACCGACGCGGACGGCGCGGTGTATGGCGTGGAAGGACTGCATGTGTGCGATGCGTCGCTGATGCCTTCGATTCCGTGTGCGAACACGAATGTGCCGACGATCATGGTGGCGGAGAGGGTGGCCGAGATGATAAGAGCGTCGGGAAGCCGAGCTGGGTCCTATGCCCCGATTTGCCTTTAA
- a CDS encoding ABC transporter substrate-binding protein, which translates to MTLALSIAGLSPAFAAGKITFVSQGGTYQEAQTKAILDPAAKQLGITINQDSIPDAWPQIKAQGATGKPIWDVVDTPTSNCLRGGREGLLEKLDFSKIPNAAAVPEKYRTPYSVAYEFYSTVIGYNKKNLKKVPQSWKDFWDVKNFPGTRALRNDPQTVLEAALLADGVPRDKLYPLDVDRAFRKLQQIKPDITVWWTSGGQSAQLLHDGEVDMTMIWNGRASAVKKDDPDVDFTFNDGILQNTQLCVLKNAPNLPDAIKFVNAALSPDLQANLPLYIDYGPGNPAAFKTGKITAKRASELPSSPDNASKQALMSEEWWASDAGIEAKARWLKFMQ; encoded by the coding sequence ATGACGCTCGCGTTGAGCATCGCGGGGTTGTCGCCCGCGTTCGCGGCGGGGAAAATCACTTTCGTCTCACAAGGCGGCACGTATCAGGAAGCGCAGACCAAGGCGATCCTCGATCCCGCCGCGAAGCAGTTGGGCATCACGATCAACCAGGACAGCATTCCCGACGCGTGGCCGCAAATCAAGGCCCAGGGCGCAACGGGCAAGCCGATCTGGGATGTGGTCGATACGCCCACTTCGAACTGCCTGCGCGGCGGCCGCGAAGGCCTGCTGGAAAAGCTGGACTTCTCGAAAATCCCGAACGCGGCAGCCGTGCCGGAAAAATACCGTACGCCGTATTCGGTTGCGTACGAGTTCTATTCGACCGTGATCGGCTACAACAAGAAGAACCTCAAGAAGGTGCCGCAAAGCTGGAAGGACTTCTGGGACGTGAAGAACTTCCCCGGCACGCGGGCGCTGCGTAACGATCCGCAAACGGTGCTCGAAGCGGCGCTGCTCGCCGACGGCGTGCCGCGCGACAAGCTCTATCCGCTGGATGTGGATCGCGCGTTCAGGAAGCTGCAGCAGATCAAGCCCGACATCACCGTGTGGTGGACTTCGGGCGGCCAGTCGGCGCAATTGCTGCACGACGGCGAAGTGGACATGACGATGATCTGGAACGGCCGCGCCAGCGCAGTGAAGAAGGATGATCCCGATGTCGACTTCACGTTCAACGACGGCATTCTGCAGAACACGCAGTTGTGCGTGCTGAAGAACGCGCCGAATCTGCCCGACGCGATCAAGTTCGTCAACGCTGCGTTGTCGCCGGATTTGCAGGCGAATCTGCCGCTCTATATCGACTACGGTCCTGGCAACCCCGCGGCGTTCAAGACGGGCAAGATCACGGCGAAGCGCGCTAGCGAATTGCCGAGCTCGCCGGATAACGCATCGAAGCAGGCGCTGATGTCGGAAGAATGGTGGGCCTCCGACGCCGGCATCGAGGCCAAGGCACGCTGGCTGAAGTTCATGCAGTAA
- a CDS encoding cupin domain-containing protein, whose product MKVQQIKQSIALQGLEDWGTAGLPGTPEIHVSGVQKVIRGSEAIDTGIFECTPGTYRRSVKQAEVMHFLSGRGRFTPDGEDTVHFAGGDTLFFEAHTEGTWEVEETMRKVYVIF is encoded by the coding sequence ATGAAAGTCCAGCAGATCAAACAAAGCATTGCATTGCAGGGGCTGGAAGACTGGGGCACGGCCGGTCTTCCAGGCACGCCGGAAATCCACGTATCGGGCGTGCAGAAAGTGATTCGTGGCAGCGAGGCGATCGATACGGGCATCTTCGAATGCACGCCCGGCACGTACCGGCGCTCGGTCAAGCAGGCCGAGGTGATGCACTTCCTCAGCGGCCGAGGCCGCTTCACGCCTGACGGCGAAGACACGGTTCACTTCGCGGGCGGCGATACGCTGTTCTTCGAGGCCCATACGGAAGGCACATGGGAAGTCGAAGAGACGATGCGCAAGGTCTACGTGATCTTCTGA
- a CDS encoding M14 family metallopeptidase, whose translation MNAHAYPIEVAFPDIAIHERSDTGIAYVHTFDSGVAGPHVMINALTHGNEVCGAIVVDALLRAKLRPRRGKLTLAFANVDAYARFDPSKPDAARFVDQDFNRVWTAQTLDNAALDSSELRRARAMRPVIDSVDLLLDLHSMHEKSKPLIVAGPLDKGIALSDKLGTPATVICDEGHPEGRRMRDYEGFGDPQSTKNALLIECGQHWEAGAVAVARDVTARFLLLSGVVDEADLPEGWTLPLPDEMLIVRVTEPVVAKSLDFRFAGDYTGLEVFPEAGSVIGWSDGEAVRTPYPDCMLVMPSLRQLRAGVTVVRLGKIEQRIRRAQ comes from the coding sequence ATGAACGCGCATGCCTATCCGATTGAAGTCGCGTTTCCCGACATCGCCATACACGAACGCAGCGACACGGGCATCGCGTACGTGCATACCTTCGATTCGGGCGTCGCCGGCCCGCACGTGATGATCAACGCACTCACGCACGGCAACGAGGTGTGCGGCGCGATCGTCGTCGATGCGCTGCTGCGCGCGAAGCTGCGTCCACGGCGCGGCAAGCTGACGCTCGCGTTCGCGAACGTCGATGCGTATGCGCGTTTCGACCCGTCGAAGCCGGATGCGGCGCGCTTCGTCGATCAGGACTTCAACCGCGTGTGGACGGCGCAAACGCTCGACAACGCCGCGCTCGATTCGAGCGAACTGCGCCGCGCACGCGCGATGCGGCCCGTGATCGATAGCGTCGATCTGCTGCTCGACCTGCATTCGATGCACGAAAAGAGCAAGCCGTTGATCGTGGCCGGGCCGCTCGACAAGGGCATCGCGCTGTCGGACAAACTCGGCACGCCTGCTACGGTGATCTGCGACGAAGGCCATCCCGAAGGCCGGCGCATGCGCGATTACGAAGGCTTCGGCGATCCGCAAAGCACGAAGAACGCCTTGCTGATCGAATGCGGACAGCATTGGGAAGCAGGCGCGGTAGCCGTTGCGCGCGATGTGACGGCGCGCTTTCTGCTGCTATCGGGCGTGGTCGATGAAGCCGACTTGCCCGAAGGCTGGACGCTGCCGCTGCCCGACGAAATGCTGATCGTGCGCGTGACGGAGCCGGTCGTCGCAAAGAGCCTCGACTTTCGCTTCGCAGGCGACTACACGGGCCTCGAGGTGTTTCCCGAAGCGGGCAGCGTGATTGGCTGGTCGGATGGCGAAGCGGTGCGCACGCCCTATCCCGACTGCATGCTCGTCATGCCATCGCTGCGGCAGCTGCGCGCGGGCGTGACCGTCGTGAGGCTCGGCAAGATCGAGCAGCGCATCCGGCGCGCGCAATAA
- a CDS encoding NAD-dependent succinate-semialdehyde dehydrogenase, whose amino-acid sequence MTKRYELSELIRSDNFIDGKWVASAKGKRFDVTNPATGEVIAQVADSDAADARAATDAAARAFPAWRDALPKDRAAVLHRWHALMVENADALGRLISLEQGKPLAEGRGEVMYGASYVAWFADEATRIYGDIIPQQQRGKRMSAVKEPVGIVAAITPWNFPLAMIARKIAPALAAGCTVVGKPAEDTPLTALALVMLAHEAGVPAGVLNLISASRENAVPAVGDWLEDSRVRKITFTGSTPVGKYLARESAQTLKKLSLELGGNAPFIVFDDADLDAAVTGLLAAKFRNGGQTCVCPNRVYVQSGVYERFADLLATRVAALKVAPATDPAAQIGPMINARAIDKIARHVDDAVSRGARVLTGGKRLPELGPNYYAPTVLADATPDMNLSCEETFGPVAPLFRFDDEAEAIRAANDTPFGLASYFYSQDVRRIDRVARQLEAGIVGINEGALASEAAPFGGVKESGYGREGSKYGLDDYLSIKYLCQGGLE is encoded by the coding sequence ATGACCAAGCGATATGAGTTGAGCGAACTGATCCGCAGCGACAATTTCATCGACGGCAAGTGGGTTGCGTCGGCAAAAGGCAAGCGCTTCGACGTGACGAACCCGGCCACGGGCGAAGTGATAGCGCAGGTCGCCGACAGCGACGCCGCCGACGCACGCGCCGCCACCGATGCCGCCGCCCGCGCCTTCCCCGCATGGCGCGACGCATTGCCGAAGGACCGCGCGGCCGTGCTGCACCGCTGGCACGCGCTGATGGTCGAGAACGCCGACGCGCTGGGCCGCCTGATCTCGCTCGAACAGGGCAAGCCGCTCGCCGAGGGACGCGGCGAGGTGATGTACGGCGCGTCATACGTGGCGTGGTTCGCGGACGAAGCGACGCGCATCTACGGCGACATCATTCCGCAGCAGCAGCGCGGCAAGCGCATGAGCGCGGTGAAGGAACCCGTCGGCATCGTCGCCGCGATCACGCCGTGGAATTTTCCGCTTGCGATGATCGCGCGCAAGATCGCGCCCGCGCTTGCAGCGGGCTGCACGGTCGTCGGCAAGCCTGCCGAAGACACGCCGCTGACGGCCCTCGCGCTCGTGATGCTCGCGCATGAAGCGGGCGTCCCGGCGGGCGTGCTGAACCTGATCTCGGCGTCGCGCGAGAACGCGGTGCCCGCCGTCGGCGACTGGCTCGAAGACAGCCGCGTGCGCAAGATCACCTTCACGGGTTCGACGCCCGTCGGCAAGTATCTGGCGCGCGAATCGGCGCAGACCTTGAAGAAGCTGTCGCTGGAACTGGGCGGCAATGCGCCCTTCATCGTCTTCGACGACGCCGATCTCGACGCCGCCGTCACGGGCCTGCTGGCCGCGAAATTCCGCAACGGCGGGCAGACCTGCGTGTGCCCGAACCGCGTGTACGTGCAGTCAGGGGTGTACGAGCGCTTCGCGGACCTGCTCGCGACCCGGGTCGCCGCGCTGAAGGTCGCGCCTGCCACCGACCCCGCCGCGCAGATCGGCCCGATGATCAACGCCCGCGCAATCGACAAGATCGCGCGTCACGTCGACGACGCCGTGAGCCGCGGTGCGCGCGTGCTGACGGGCGGCAAGCGCCTGCCGGAGCTCGGTCCAAACTACTACGCGCCGACCGTGCTCGCCGACGCGACGCCCGACATGAACCTGAGCTGCGAAGAGACCTTCGGCCCCGTCGCGCCGCTGTTCCGCTTCGACGACGAAGCCGAGGCGATCCGCGCCGCCAACGACACGCCGTTCGGCCTCGCATCGTACTTCTATAGCCAGGACGTGCGGCGCATCGACCGCGTCGCGCGGCAACTGGAAGCGGGCATCGTCGGCATCAACGAAGGCGCGCTCGCGAGCGAAGCCGCGCCGTTCGGCGGCGTGAAGGAATCGGGCTATGGCCGCGAAGGCTCGAAATACGGCCTCGACGACTACCTGTCGATCAAATACCTCTGCCAGGGCGGGCTCGAATGA
- a CDS encoding tartrate dehydrogenase, with translation MTRNYRIAVIPGDGIGKEVMPEALRALDAVSKRYGIGIDYQHIGWASCDYYAQHGQMMPDDWKQQLEGVDAVLFGAVGWPDTVPDHISLWGSLLKFRREFDQYINLRPARLFEGVPSPLAGRKAGDIDFMIVRENTEGEYSSVGGTMFEGTEREFVMQQSIFTRKGSERVLKFAFDLAQRREKKITVATKSNGISISMPWWDARAAEMAERYPDVKWDKQHIDILCARFVLNPDRFDVVVATNLFGDILSDLGPACTGTIGIAPSANMNPDRTFPSLFEPVHGSAPDIAGKGIANPIAMIWSAAMMLDFLGNGAGKEREAHDAILGAIEAVLKEGPHTGDLGGKANTAEVGAAIAHRLA, from the coding sequence ATGACCCGCAACTATCGCATCGCAGTGATTCCCGGCGACGGCATCGGCAAGGAAGTGATGCCCGAAGCGCTGCGCGCGCTCGACGCCGTCAGCAAGCGCTATGGCATCGGCATCGACTATCAGCATATCGGGTGGGCGAGCTGCGACTACTACGCGCAGCACGGCCAGATGATGCCCGACGACTGGAAGCAGCAACTCGAAGGCGTCGACGCCGTGCTGTTCGGCGCGGTCGGCTGGCCCGACACCGTGCCCGATCACATCTCGCTGTGGGGCTCGCTGCTCAAGTTCCGCCGCGAGTTCGACCAGTACATCAACCTGCGTCCCGCGCGCCTGTTCGAAGGCGTGCCGTCGCCGCTCGCGGGCCGCAAGGCGGGCGATATCGACTTCATGATCGTGCGCGAGAACACCGAAGGCGAGTACTCGTCGGTGGGCGGCACGATGTTCGAAGGCACCGAGCGCGAGTTCGTGATGCAGCAGTCGATCTTCACACGCAAAGGCTCCGAGCGCGTGCTGAAGTTCGCGTTCGATCTCGCGCAGCGCCGCGAAAAGAAAATCACCGTCGCGACCAAGAGCAACGGCATCTCGATCAGCATGCCGTGGTGGGACGCACGCGCTGCCGAAATGGCCGAGCGCTATCCGGACGTGAAGTGGGACAAGCAGCACATCGACATTCTTTGTGCACGCTTCGTGTTGAATCCCGATCGCTTCGACGTGGTGGTCGCGACCAATCTGTTCGGCGACATCCTGTCGGACCTGGGCCCGGCCTGCACGGGCACGATCGGCATTGCGCCGTCGGCGAACATGAACCCGGACCGCACGTTCCCGTCGCTGTTCGAGCCCGTGCACGGCTCGGCGCCGGATATCGCGGGCAAAGGCATCGCCAATCCGATCGCGATGATCTGGTCGGCGGCGATGATGCTCGATTTCCTCGGCAACGGCGCGGGCAAGGAACGCGAAGCGCACGACGCGATCCTCGGCGCGATCGAAGCCGTGCTCAAGGAAGGCCCGCATACGGGCGATCTGGGCGGCAAGGCGAATACGGCTGAAGTCGGCGCGGCGATTGCGCATCGCCTCGCCTGA